From Pelosinus fermentans DSM 17108, the proteins below share one genomic window:
- a CDS encoding zinc-dependent alcohol dehydrogenase: MSVITKAALLKGQRDIELIEKELVVGEDEVIVRNHLMGICGSDKNFYLGQLPPKTAEFRQDPKFPFYLGHESGGTVVEIGSKVREVKPGDKVMCFGWNNNFAEYFKAKVWELQLVPEGLDMDLASLGEPIACGMFSGLTTGTNIGDTVVVMGGGFAGQIIAQCAKKQGASQVIVADVEDGKLAIAKKLGADVTINSRKADVVSYVKDLTDGIGADVVVEAAGVESSFNAASELIKHNGIFVFYSWMTKPVNLNISRWHDDGLEFRNTCLVHHTRQQREVWTPWALRPVVKNIIDVKSLITHEFKLDNIKDAFETAVEDESAIKVVLRP, encoded by the coding sequence ATGAGCGTAATTACGAAAGCAGCTTTATTAAAAGGACAGCGTGATATTGAATTAATTGAAAAAGAACTAGTTGTGGGAGAGGATGAAGTAATTGTCCGAAATCACCTTATGGGTATCTGCGGATCGGATAAGAATTTTTATCTTGGACAGCTTCCACCGAAAACGGCAGAATTTCGTCAGGATCCCAAATTTCCTTTCTATCTTGGTCATGAAAGCGGCGGTACAGTTGTTGAAATTGGCTCGAAGGTACGTGAAGTAAAACCCGGCGACAAAGTCATGTGCTTTGGCTGGAATAATAATTTTGCTGAATACTTCAAAGCTAAGGTTTGGGAATTGCAGCTCGTTCCTGAAGGGTTGGATATGGATTTAGCAAGTTTAGGAGAACCAATTGCCTGTGGAATGTTCTCAGGCCTTACAACTGGCACCAATATTGGTGATACTGTAGTGGTAATGGGTGGTGGATTTGCAGGACAGATTATTGCCCAGTGTGCAAAAAAACAGGGGGCATCCCAAGTTATTGTCGCCGATGTTGAAGATGGTAAATTGGCAATTGCTAAAAAACTTGGAGCAGATGTAACCATTAATAGCAGAAAAGCAGATGTTGTTAGTTATGTAAAAGACCTTACAGATGGAATTGGTGCAGATGTTGTTGTAGAAGCTGCTGGTGTTGAATCTTCTTTTAATGCAGCATCAGAATTAATTAAGCATAATGGCATATTTGTTTTCTATAGTTGGATGACCAAACCTGTAAACTTGAACATTAGCCGTTGGCATGATGATGGATTGGAATTCCGTAATACTTGTCTTGTCCATCATACTCGTCAGCAGCGTGAAGTGTGGACTCCTTGGGCATTGCGTCCGGTAGTTAAAAATATTATCGATGTCAAATCATTGATTACTCATGAATTTAAGTTGGATAATATAAAAGACGCTTTCGAAACTGCAGTAGAAGACGAGAGTGCCATTAAAGTTGTTTTAAGGCCATAA
- a CDS encoding sigma-54-dependent Fis family transcriptional regulator codes for MKILIVVPYLSVAEFIKTIIQEQDDKEWEYEILVNIGVRSIVSQDIKSDVVIARGVTASALKRFLPNTPVVDLLISGYDILRSVKECLVRFQDRKIGIVGSYDMICGAKSIESIMDIELVTVEVNNEDDAELSIAKLKEDGIQTVIGGVMSSDIARRIGMNSLFIESGREGVYFALQEAKRVAAVRRQEQERTEQFRAILNYSDEGIIAVDTQGKINLMNMAAIHITSLDNEVIGRNVRDLLPQLDLGKVLVTGKSEIGEVQTVGDQQIAINTVPILIAGETVGVVATFKPVGAIQELEGKIREKIHNRGHVAKLKFEDILGSSKAIKETISVAREFSQVNSNVLIVGETGTGKEVFAQSIHNGSNRCKGPFVAVNCAALPENLLESELFGYVEGAFTGASRGGKFGLFELAHRGTILLDEVSEISPKMQGRLLRVLQEREIMRLGGDRVIPIDVRIIAATNKDLYDLVKQGVFREDLYYRLDILQLSIPALRERGEDIMLLMNHFYKRYCIKNKKECKKMNQEAKAKLLQYSWLGNVRELKNIAERLAVLSKNSCVDLQEVEAVLPNREKAAKDAIRSNGSLDRECLYRALEETNYHYGKAAAKLGISRTTLWKRLKQFDEIK; via the coding sequence ATGAAGATCCTTATTGTTGTACCTTATTTAAGTGTTGCTGAATTTATCAAGACGATTATACAAGAACAAGACGACAAGGAATGGGAATATGAGATTCTTGTGAATATAGGAGTCCGGTCTATTGTCAGTCAAGATATTAAATCGGATGTTGTGATTGCCAGGGGGGTTACTGCCAGTGCGCTGAAAAGATTCCTGCCGAATACGCCAGTAGTTGATCTTTTAATAAGCGGTTATGATATCCTGCGCTCTGTTAAGGAGTGCTTAGTTCGCTTTCAGGACCGAAAAATTGGTATAGTAGGCTCTTACGATATGATCTGCGGAGCGAAGAGCATAGAAAGTATTATGGACATTGAGCTGGTTACTGTTGAGGTAAATAATGAAGACGATGCTGAATTAAGTATAGCGAAACTAAAAGAAGATGGGATTCAGACAGTAATTGGTGGTGTCATGTCAAGCGATATAGCTCGGCGAATAGGAATGAATAGCTTGTTTATAGAATCCGGCAGAGAAGGCGTTTATTTTGCATTGCAAGAAGCCAAACGGGTAGCGGCGGTAAGACGGCAGGAACAGGAACGGACAGAGCAGTTTCGGGCAATATTAAATTATTCTGATGAAGGAATCATTGCTGTAGATACGCAAGGGAAAATTAATTTAATGAATATGGCGGCCATTCATATTACCAGTCTTGATAATGAAGTAATTGGAAGAAACGTTAGAGACCTTTTGCCGCAGCTTGATTTGGGTAAGGTCTTAGTTACAGGAAAATCCGAAATAGGAGAGGTACAGACAGTAGGTGATCAACAAATAGCAATTAATACGGTACCGATTCTTATTGCCGGTGAAACGGTTGGGGTTGTCGCAACATTTAAACCGGTCGGTGCCATTCAAGAACTTGAAGGAAAAATTCGTGAAAAAATACATAACCGCGGACATGTAGCTAAGCTGAAATTCGAGGATATTTTGGGAAGCAGTAAAGCGATTAAAGAGACTATTTCTGTTGCACGTGAATTTAGTCAAGTGAATTCCAATGTTCTTATTGTAGGAGAAACTGGTACCGGTAAAGAGGTATTTGCTCAAAGCATACATAACGGGAGTAACCGCTGCAAAGGACCTTTTGTTGCTGTAAACTGTGCAGCCTTGCCGGAAAATTTGTTGGAAAGTGAACTTTTCGGATATGTGGAAGGAGCATTTACCGGGGCATCTCGTGGGGGAAAATTTGGCTTATTTGAGCTTGCTCATCGTGGTACCATCTTATTGGATGAAGTGTCTGAGATTTCGCCAAAGATGCAGGGGCGATTGCTAAGGGTCCTGCAGGAACGTGAAATTATGCGTCTGGGTGGTGATCGAGTGATTCCCATCGATGTTCGCATAATAGCAGCTACCAATAAAGATCTGTATGACCTTGTAAAACAGGGAGTATTCCGTGAAGATCTATATTATCGTCTTGATATATTACAACTTAGCATTCCAGCCCTGCGGGAGCGTGGAGAAGATATTATGTTATTAATGAACCATTTCTATAAGCGGTATTGTATAAAGAACAAAAAAGAGTGCAAAAAAATGAACCAGGAGGCTAAAGCCAAACTGCTCCAATATTCTTGGTTAGGCAACGTAAGAGAATTAAAGAACATTGCTGAGCGTCTAGCGGTGCTTAGTAAAAACAGTTGTGTTGACCTTCAAGAGGTTGAAGCCGTGCTGCCTAATCGGGAGAAGGCAGCAAAGGATGCAATTAGAAGCAATGGCAGTTTAGATCGGGAATGCTTATATCGGGCTTTAGAAGAGACCAATTATCATTATGGTAAGGCAGCGGCTAAATTAGGCATAAGTCGTACCACATTGTGGAAACGTTTAAAACAGTTTGATGAGATCAAGTAG
- a CDS encoding C39 family peptidase, which translates to MKLRLYLLITSICLGFSFSGANTVFAESSVIPYPSGYDLTSEGASSYNGLGNVTDSPYYKTVDFFNMKSTDTLTILPKYKTYQQTTEITCGPAAALTVLHYSGNTKWDELKIAEIMKTKPGTGTDTSGMAAFFKSIGWDVKSSLTTDKKDGKTFADITDFKEFVISNLKNNTPIMVENIDWGGHWRVIIGYDTMGTLTTADDVLILADPYDTGDHLQDGYVVNPAEKFYYMWFDAHMLPKGQKTQQWLTVKAPH; encoded by the coding sequence GTGAAGCTACGATTGTATTTGTTAATTACTTCTATTTGTTTAGGATTTAGTTTTAGCGGGGCGAATACCGTTTTCGCGGAAAGCAGTGTCATTCCTTACCCTTCTGGCTATGACCTTACTAGTGAAGGTGCCTCTTCGTATAACGGTCTGGGCAATGTGACAGACTCTCCCTATTACAAAACTGTCGATTTTTTCAATATGAAATCGACTGATACATTAACAATTTTACCGAAGTATAAAACCTATCAGCAAACAACAGAAATTACTTGCGGTCCTGCGGCTGCATTAACGGTACTGCATTATTCCGGGAATACAAAGTGGGATGAACTGAAAATTGCTGAAATAATGAAAACAAAGCCAGGAACCGGCACGGATACAAGTGGAATGGCTGCATTCTTTAAGAGCATTGGCTGGGATGTTAAATCCAGTCTAACTACTGATAAGAAGGATGGCAAAACTTTCGCAGACATTACTGATTTCAAAGAATTTGTAATCTCAAACTTAAAAAACAATACTCCTATAATGGTGGAAAATATTGATTGGGGCGGACATTGGAGAGTGATTATCGGCTATGACACCATGGGGACGCTGACAACAGCGGATGATGTTCTCATTTTGGCAGATCCCTATGATACAGGAGATCACCTTCAAGACGGATATGTTGTTAATCCAGCAGAAAAATTTTATTATATGTGGTTTGATGCCCATATGCTGCCAAAAGGTCAAAAAACACAACAATGGTTGACAGTGAAAGCACCTCACTAA
- a CDS encoding MBL fold metallo-hydrolase, whose amino-acid sequence MINFIGIGSAFNTQLGNTSAFIKKKDSLLLIDSGGTVFHRLRELNILEEIKKIYIIITHTHPDHVGSLGEVIFYSYYILEHKPTVFFPNGELMKSFLTSIGVSQEMYLLESSSKVGFADENLGEISVEFLPVSHVKTIPAYGFVMRQIEGVFYYSGDSNHIEDEIITRLKNGELDRIYQDTCGLDYEGNSHMSLRKLKETIHSDLRNQVYCMHLDQHIDPKEIVHQGFHVVK is encoded by the coding sequence ATGATTAACTTTATTGGTATCGGGAGTGCTTTTAATACTCAATTAGGAAATACAAGCGCTTTTATAAAGAAAAAGGATAGTCTATTGCTTATTGACAGCGGTGGGACAGTTTTTCACAGGCTTCGAGAATTAAATATACTTGAAGAAATAAAAAAGATATACATTATTATTACTCATACCCACCCTGACCATGTAGGAAGTCTTGGGGAAGTAATTTTTTATTCCTATTACATTCTAGAGCATAAGCCAACTGTATTTTTTCCCAATGGGGAACTCATGAAGAGCTTCCTGACGAGTATTGGAGTCAGTCAGGAAATGTATTTGCTGGAAAGTAGCAGCAAAGTGGGGTTCGCAGATGAAAACTTGGGAGAGATAAGTGTTGAATTTTTGCCAGTCTCACATGTAAAAACTATTCCGGCATATGGCTTTGTTATGAGACAAATAGAAGGTGTGTTTTACTATAGCGGAGATTCAAATCATATAGAGGATGAAATTATTACTAGACTTAAGAATGGGGAGCTCGATCGGATCTATCAAGATACCTGTGGACTTGATTATGAGGGTAACAGCCATATGTCATTAAGAAAGTTGAAAGAGACAATTCACTCAGACTTACGGAATCAGGTTTACTGTATGCATTTAGATCAACATATTGACCCAAAAGAGATCGTGCATCAAGGTTTTCATGTTGTGAAGTAA
- a CDS encoding aspartyl-phosphate phosphatase Spo0E family protein encodes MVISDINLKELQEEIERMRLNLIHIVAKKGPVSTEAIKISRDLDNKIKDYYQYKR; translated from the coding sequence TTGGTTATTTCTGATATAAATTTAAAAGAGCTGCAGGAAGAAATAGAACGGATGCGTTTAAATTTGATTCATATTGTTGCTAAGAAAGGACCCGTATCAACGGAGGCAATAAAGATAAGCAGAGATTTAGATAATAAAATAAAAGATTATTATCAATATAAGAGATAG
- a CDS encoding helix-turn-helix domain-containing protein produces MKPNEILAALLLKNHRPVEIARKLKIGRSAISNVIYGRSKSRKVQEEIADIIGKTVEEIWPAMAA; encoded by the coding sequence GTGAAACCTAACGAAATTTTGGCAGCGTTACTTTTGAAAAATCACCGGCCTGTTGAAATTGCAAGGAAATTAAAGATTGGGCGCAGTGCTATCAGCAATGTTATTTATGGACGTTCCAAGAGCCGCAAGGTTCAAGAAGAAATTGCGGATATTATCGGCAAGACGGTAGAAGAAATATGGCCTGCCATGGCAGCTTGA
- a CDS encoding NAD(P)H-dependent glycerol-3-phosphate dehydrogenase: MKISVLGCGRWGTFLAWYANRVGHEVMLWGRESSKHYLQLKESRMNDYVTLPQDIMLSNSLEAAVSFGEIIIISISAQELRSFAHSISLQKGLKDKIFVLCMKGIEANTGKRLSQVFSEEIGISSNIGIWVGPGHVQDFVREIPNCMVIGSDHIEVTKKIVESLNSSLIRFYYGQDLIGNEIGAAAKNVIGIAAGMLDGLCYSSLKGALMARGTREISRLVRAMGGNDTTIYGLSHLGDYEATLFSLHSHNRRFGQALITGEPFDKLAEGVSTVKALQYLGQKYEVELPICNAVYEMIFENADPKEKLIDLFLRPIKFEF, from the coding sequence GTGAAGATTTCAGTTTTAGGATGCGGTCGTTGGGGAACATTTCTAGCTTGGTATGCAAATCGGGTTGGGCATGAGGTAATGTTATGGGGCAGAGAGTCTTCGAAACATTATTTACAATTAAAAGAATCTAGAATGAATGATTATGTGACCTTGCCCCAAGATATCATGTTAAGTAATTCTTTAGAGGCAGCAGTCTCTTTCGGTGAGATTATTATTATCTCCATTAGCGCTCAGGAACTGCGCTCCTTTGCACATAGCATAAGCTTACAAAAAGGATTAAAAGATAAAATATTTGTCTTATGTATGAAAGGTATCGAAGCAAATACCGGCAAGCGGTTATCCCAAGTGTTCAGCGAGGAAATAGGAATAAGTTCCAATATAGGGATTTGGGTAGGACCAGGGCATGTACAGGATTTTGTTAGGGAAATACCTAATTGTATGGTTATCGGTTCTGATCATATTGAAGTAACAAAAAAAATAGTTGAATCCCTTAACAGCTCTTTAATACGATTTTATTATGGTCAAGATCTGATTGGGAATGAAATCGGGGCTGCTGCCAAAAATGTTATAGGAATCGCTGCAGGAATGTTAGATGGACTATGCTATAGCAGTTTAAAGGGTGCACTTATGGCAAGGGGTACACGAGAAATTTCACGCCTTGTGAGAGCCATGGGCGGAAACGATACAACGATATATGGATTAAGCCATCTGGGAGATTATGAGGCAACCCTCTTTTCCCTGCACAGCCACAATAGAAGATTTGGGCAGGCTTTAATAACTGGTGAACCATTTGATAAATTAGCGGAAGGTGTTTCTACCGTAAAAGCATTACAATATCTAGGACAAAAATATGAAGTGGAACTTCCCATTTGTAATGCTGTATACGAAATGATATTTGAAAATGCCGACCCAAAAGAAAAATTAATCGATTTGTTTTTAAGACCGATTAAGTTTGAGTTTTAA
- a CDS encoding methyl-accepting chemotaxis protein, with amino-acid sequence MKLTGKMVAYFIAVVLVASLGFIYIIYEINKIDSITENFKTTDLPRLALSNEIAHNATGQVAAMRGYWISGNEQMLKEYKNLRDLNTQAEDELIQKSGTEAAKQLATELRTSNEKYTALIENEILPLLRSGNKEEATRVMMNDVIPATEALQSKISEARSFRNAAIDQSLDNMQNSVKTARNTSVIVALLTAVLGVGIGFFTARSIANPVKQMAQAAEKLATGDLTINVQPQTKDEVGQLAAALGTAVINLRDLVLQVATNAEQVAASSEELTASADQSAQAANQIAASITEVAKGAEASNQAADETAAIVEQSTANLHQIAASTTQVTAQSAEAANQARAGGQAVAKAVNQMAEIEKSVQAVAGTVDKLSSQSQQIGTIVDTIAGIAGQTNLLALNAAIEAARAGEQGRGFAVVAEEVRKLAEQSQEAAKQIASLIGEIQQDTAQAVTAMSEGFHEVKVGTEVVNQAGISFGQISDLVDQVSEQIREISVAIDQMARGSQQMVSSVRKIDDFSKAAVGETQAASAATEEQSASMEEVASASQSLAKLAEDMQIAVRRFKL; translated from the coding sequence ATGAAACTGACAGGAAAAATGGTGGCTTACTTTATTGCAGTGGTATTAGTAGCTTCACTTGGATTTATCTATATTATCTACGAAATAAACAAAATTGATAGCATCACTGAAAATTTTAAAACTACCGATCTTCCGAGATTGGCTTTAAGTAATGAAATCGCTCACAATGCTACAGGTCAGGTTGCCGCAATGCGGGGTTATTGGATCAGCGGCAACGAACAGATGCTGAAGGAATACAAGAATTTAAGGGATTTGAATACGCAGGCTGAGGACGAGCTTATACAAAAGTCCGGCACAGAAGCCGCTAAGCAGTTGGCGACAGAGCTCAGAACATCGAACGAAAAATATACAGCTCTAATAGAGAATGAAATACTTCCCCTGCTTCGATCTGGTAATAAAGAGGAAGCGACTCGTGTCATGATGAATGATGTGATACCGGCTACTGAAGCATTGCAAAGCAAGATTAGCGAAGCGAGATCCTTCCGCAATGCAGCGATTGATCAGTCTCTTGATAATATGCAAAACTCTGTTAAAACCGCCCGGAATACCTCGGTTATAGTTGCTCTTCTGACTGCAGTATTAGGGGTTGGTATTGGCTTTTTTACCGCCCGCAGCATAGCAAACCCAGTAAAACAAATGGCTCAGGCAGCCGAAAAACTGGCTACTGGCGATTTAACCATAAATGTACAGCCTCAAACTAAAGATGAAGTCGGGCAATTAGCTGCTGCTTTGGGCACTGCGGTAATCAACCTGCGCGATCTGGTGCTGCAGGTGGCAACCAATGCCGAGCAGGTTGCCGCTTCATCCGAGGAATTGACGGCTAGCGCCGATCAGTCTGCTCAGGCAGCTAACCAAATCGCAGCTTCCATTACCGAAGTTGCCAAAGGCGCTGAGGCTTCCAACCAAGCGGCGGACGAAACCGCAGCAATTGTTGAACAAAGCACTGCAAATTTGCATCAAATAGCAGCTAGTACTACTCAGGTCACAGCACAATCTGCCGAAGCCGCCAATCAGGCTAGAGCTGGCGGTCAAGCAGTGGCTAAAGCAGTCAATCAAATGGCAGAGATCGAGAAATCGGTACAGGCCGTTGCTGGAACTGTGGATAAGCTCAGTTCTCAGTCGCAGCAGATTGGTACTATTGTTGATACTATTGCTGGAATTGCCGGACAGACTAATCTGCTGGCCCTCAATGCAGCCATTGAGGCTGCCCGCGCAGGCGAGCAGGGGCGGGGTTTTGCAGTTGTAGCTGAGGAAGTACGGAAATTAGCTGAACAGTCACAAGAGGCAGCCAAACAGATTGCCTCCCTCATCGGTGAGATTCAGCAAGATACCGCCCAAGCCGTTACAGCGATGAGTGAAGGCTTTCATGAAGTCAAAGTGGGAACTGAAGTTGTCAATCAGGCAGGAATATCTTTCGGCCAAATCAGTGATCTTGTTGATCAGGTATCTGAACAGATTAGGGAGATTTCAGTTGCCATTGATCAAATGGCAAGAGGCAGCCAGCAAATGGTAAGTTCCGTTCGAAAAATTGATGATTTCAGTAAAGCCGCCGTCGGTGAAACACAGGCAGCTTCAGCGGCTACTGAGGAACAGTCAGCATCAATGGAAGAAGTGGCCTCAGCCAGTCAATCCCTGGCTAAACTTGCCGAAGATATGCAAATAGCCGTTCGGCGATTTAAATTGTAG
- a CDS encoding YddF family protein: MDNRQPIAILNGAIITADGEYSCRTISLEECKKLIQSAPEIISAVGHKATAEIITDLLDREVALNRINFHQEAGQQALVFKLNRRPPEGIILSRDEIEAFGYQFQLLSRHS, from the coding sequence ATGGATAATAGGCAACCCATTGCTATCCTAAATGGTGCTATTATTACAGCAGATGGAGAATATTCCTGCCGAACAATCAGCTTGGAAGAGTGCAAAAAATTGATTCAGTCTGCACCTGAAATTATTTCTGCAGTAGGGCATAAGGCAACGGCAGAAATAATTACCGACCTTTTAGATAGAGAAGTCGCTTTGAATCGAATTAACTTTCACCAAGAAGCGGGGCAGCAGGCACTGGTGTTCAAGCTCAACAGGCGGCCACCTGAGGGAATCATCCTCTCTCGTGATGAAATTGAAGCATTCGGATACCAGTTCCAGTTACTATCCAGGCATTCGTAA
- a CDS encoding MFS transporter, with the protein MEKPTKTRYWVLFIVCILYFITYVDRVNISVAAPLIMKEFNISKVELGVVFAAFSWAYSIFQIPVGILGDKYGPHKVLTVLVVLWAAVDVMTGLAWSFTSLIVIRFLFGICESGAFPTATRAFSHWIPATERGFVQGLTHACSRLGGAITPILMVGIMSQFGWRPAFYFGGAIALAWAIIWFIWYRNKPEELQAKWGGINQAEIDLIYQGQVKKKVTQKLPFRTLIKSKNLWCLCLAYICYNYTLWIFLTWLPTYLVDARGFAIMTMGIFASLPLFAGTIGDTLGGWLSDKIWKHTKNGKIARRGVAMAGFLIAAFCMIPGAMTESQYLSVFLLACALFGLEMTVGVFWATCLDIGHDYAGTVSATMNSIGAIGSAMTPLIFGFIVQRTGSWVYPFILASGILIIGTILWTKINPELSLVEELGLLDSTDISKKEV; encoded by the coding sequence ATGGAAAAGCCAACTAAAACGCGGTATTGGGTATTGTTTATTGTATGTATACTTTATTTTATAACCTATGTGGATCGGGTTAATATTTCAGTAGCAGCTCCACTTATTATGAAAGAATTTAATATTAGCAAGGTTGAGCTTGGGGTTGTCTTTGCCGCCTTTTCCTGGGCGTATTCCATATTCCAAATCCCCGTTGGCATTCTGGGAGATAAATACGGCCCGCATAAAGTGTTAACCGTACTCGTTGTTTTGTGGGCGGCTGTGGATGTTATGACGGGTTTAGCCTGGAGTTTTACATCTTTAATTGTTATCCGTTTTTTATTTGGAATATGCGAATCTGGTGCATTTCCTACGGCCACTCGGGCTTTTTCTCATTGGATTCCTGCAACAGAACGTGGCTTTGTACAAGGCTTAACTCATGCCTGTTCACGGCTTGGCGGGGCGATTACTCCTATTCTTATGGTAGGGATTATGAGCCAATTTGGCTGGCGTCCAGCCTTTTATTTCGGGGGCGCTATTGCTCTGGCTTGGGCCATTATTTGGTTCATTTGGTATCGGAATAAACCAGAAGAATTGCAAGCTAAGTGGGGCGGCATTAATCAGGCAGAAATCGATCTGATTTATCAAGGACAAGTTAAGAAAAAAGTGACTCAAAAATTACCCTTCCGTACACTCATTAAGAGCAAAAATCTTTGGTGCCTGTGCTTAGCATATATTTGCTATAATTATACACTATGGATTTTCTTAACTTGGCTTCCCACTTACTTGGTGGACGCTCGCGGTTTCGCTATTATGACAATGGGCATATTTGCAAGCTTGCCGCTTTTTGCTGGTACCATTGGTGATACGTTAGGGGGCTGGCTATCGGATAAGATTTGGAAACATACTAAAAATGGTAAAATTGCTCGCCGTGGTGTGGCTATGGCTGGTTTTCTCATTGCAGCCTTTTGTATGATTCCGGGAGCCATGACGGAATCTCAATATCTCTCCGTATTTTTGCTCGCTTGTGCATTGTTTGGTCTTGAGATGACTGTGGGAGTATTTTGGGCAACCTGTCTTGATATTGGACATGATTATGCAGGTACTGTATCAGCAACAATGAATTCTATCGGGGCAATAGGATCAGCAATGACTCCGTTAATCTTTGGCTTTATTGTACAACGTACTGGATCTTGGGTATATCCCTTTATACTTGCTAGCGGGATTCTTATCATTGGGACGATTCTTTGGACTAAGATCAATCCGGAATTGTCTCTTGTTGAGGAACTTGGACTATTAGATTCAACAGACATCAGTAAAAAGGAAGTATAA
- a CDS encoding helix-turn-helix domain-containing protein, translated as MYDFSTFSNRLKKSIDEKGYTQVQVAQHLGISKHTLTKYLGGRIPETTILYALSKFFNKSMEWFLTGEDTFHSTIEPFQDMQKIETIFDPDLKRMVDVLKYLMENDNQNLRGWAIIQFEEAFKQHCAAHDKKKLHA; from the coding sequence ATGTACGATTTTTCTACATTTTCTAATCGATTAAAAAAAAGTATTGACGAAAAGGGCTATACGCAAGTTCAAGTGGCGCAGCACTTAGGTATTTCAAAGCATACACTTACTAAATACCTTGGTGGTCGAATTCCTGAAACAACAATTTTATATGCCTTGTCAAAGTTTTTTAATAAATCCATGGAATGGTTTTTAACAGGTGAAGACACATTTCATAGTACGATTGAACCATTTCAGGACATGCAAAAAATCGAGACCATTTTCGATCCCGATTTGAAACGTATGGTGGATGTTTTGAAATACCTCATGGAAAACGATAATCAAAACCTGCGAGGCTGGGCAATCATCCAATTTGAAGAGGCCTTTAAGCAGCACTGTGCTGCCCACGATAAAAAAAAAC
- a CDS encoding nitroreductase family protein, translating into MDFLELAKARYSVRKFSQQQVEPDKLDRILEAGRLAPTAANAQPQRILVLNSEASLRKLKTCTTYHFNAPLVLLIGYDTTASWKRPYDNNDSGYVDASIVTTHIMLEAANLGLGSTWVGHFDPAVIRKTFALPPSIVPVALLPIGYPDKASVPNPNHDKRYEKDKTIFYNTFAASE; encoded by the coding sequence ATGGATTTTTTAGAATTGGCAAAAGCAAGATATTCCGTTAGAAAATTTAGTCAGCAGCAGGTAGAGCCCGACAAGCTGGACCGCATTCTAGAAGCCGGCCGCCTTGCGCCAACTGCAGCCAATGCACAGCCACAACGTATTCTTGTACTCAACAGCGAGGCTAGTTTAAGGAAATTGAAAACCTGCACAACCTATCATTTCAATGCACCTTTAGTGCTGCTTATTGGCTATGACACTACCGCAAGCTGGAAAAGACCTTATGACAACAACGACAGCGGCTATGTGGACGCCAGCATTGTCACAACTCACATCATGTTAGAAGCGGCTAATTTAGGTCTGGGAAGCACATGGGTCGGACACTTCGATCCAGCCGTAATCCGAAAGACCTTTGCCTTACCCCCTTCTATTGTTCCCGTTGCTTTACTGCCCATTGGCTATCCGGATAAAGCTTCAGTACCAAATCCAAACCACGACAAACGATATGAGAAAGACAAAACCATATTCTATAATACATTCGCTGCCAGTGAATAA